The Zingiber officinale cultivar Zhangliang chromosome 9A, Zo_v1.1, whole genome shotgun sequence genome window below encodes:
- the LOC122021690 gene encoding histone acetyltransferase HAC1-like isoform X6 produces the protein MSNGVINSGLDSVGSNMQFNRSTNLEGLIKTGPMQQHFDQQIHQSRMPVPLSEQMLSSGVNVYAMKVTDISGSDNDHGHGSSVLSAMNNLNSGSLQTRVGTNPSLLHHQTNLNPQYTQIRPHTIDPSQKFNLNASQLTNEVLQSQSQVQQSQQQVSSSYPQFFQNQTKLLLLQQQQQQQSQQNQISLPPDTLRQTSGTSLDGQMPGHELMTPSRELHSQVSQQIQASESQSNFFDVHSRAQFVNPLSGSEDFLVQIPQGSQQSLHPNVLVDNFQRCINNQSSESQTRDQFQLQPSRGVQVLNKLSSGEPSEFHQKITVKNEVQQPHMSLQGCNASAATMMPHFSSRLAPGLEESVGKSNYLKQIRWLLFLHHARRCPSPKGQCPEVNCLRVQELITHIRCCDSDSCEYARCKPSRVLHHFHYCQAANCPVCVPVRSLMASCRIPARALSDAGSESQAVASNTTSKGRDANEITGDMESRFTTMQLTCALADVVPGSQMDVDNGRIKRDGAIAELSDDKLAKCRKIQHASLLVTNNGSSAALHSSKDNSYGFQEAQFQNCKQTDMVISFKCETFDTKTEQFISTGHEKFTTKGSGIEQNQIKIIDMKSNASNHVKCIVKQETLMVEEKIDQARNDIKQENFEKSTDQATASKSGKPKIKGVSLTELFTPEQIRDHIHSLRRWDGQSKAKAEKNQAMGHSMNENSCQLCAVEKLTFDPTPLYCSICGARIKRNAMYYTVGTGETRHYFCIPCYNEARSDTIAVEGSTLLKAKLEKKKNDEETEEWWVQCDKCEAWQHQICSLFNGRRNERGQAEYTCPNCYVKEIENGERKPLPQSAVLGAKDLPTTILSDHIEQRLFKRLKQERMDRARLLGKNIEEVPGAEGLVVRVVSSVDKKLEVKRRFLEIFQEENYPKEFPYKSKAVLLFQKIEGVEVCLFATYVQEFGSECSFPNQRRVYLSYLDSVKYFRPDTISVTGEALRTVVYHEILIGYLEYCKKRGFTSCYIWACPPLKGEDYILYCHPEIQKTPKSDKLREWYLAMLRKATQENVVADVTNLYDHFFVNTGECKTKVTAARLPYFDGDYWPGAAEDMINQLCLEDDSRKQQKKGKTKSTISKRALKAAGHIDLSGNASKDALLMQKLGETIYPMKEDFIMVHLQHACTHCCELMVSGTRWVCNQCKNFQLCAKCNGLEQRFDERERHPKTSQDKHVLCPIEINDVTMDTKDEDEILESEFFDTRQAFLSLCQGNHYQYDTLRRAKHSSMMVLYHLHNPTAPAFVMTCNVCQHDIETGQGWHCETCSDFDVCNGCYQKEGGIDHPHKLTNHPSTAECDAQNKEARQNRVLQLRKMLDLLVHASQCRIPQCQYPNCRKVKSLFRHGIQCKTRASGGCLLCKRMWYLLQLHSRACNKSECSVPRCRDLREHLRRLQQQSESRRRAAVMEMMRQRAAEVS, from the exons ATGTCAAATGGAGTCATAAATAGTGGTCTGGATTCAGTTGGGAGTAACATGCAATTTAACAGGTCTACTAATTTAGAGGGATTGATAAAGACTGGGCCTATGCAACAGCACTTTGATCAGCAAATACACCAATCTAGAATGCCAG TGCCATTGTCTGAGCAAATGTTGTCTAGTGGAGTCAATGTTTATGCTATGAAAGTAACTGATATATCAGGATCTGATAATGATCATGGCCATGGTTCATCTGTATTATCTGCTATGAATAATCTCAACAGTGGTAGTTTGCAAACAAGAGTGGGAACAAATCCAAGCTTGCTACACcatcaaacaaatttaaatcCACAGTACACACAAATAAGGCCTCACACAATTGATCCTTcacaaaaatttaatctaaatgcATCACAATTGACAAATGAGGTATTGCAATCACAATCACAGGTGCAGCAATCTCAGCAACAAGTTAGTTCATCTTATCCTCAGTTCTTTCAAAACCAAACTAAACTGCTATTGTTacaacagcaacagcagcagcaaAGTCAACAAAACCAAATATCGTTACCACCTGACACACTGAGACAGACTTCAGGAACTTCTTTAGATGGGCAAATGCCAGGGCATGAACTTATGACCCCTTCTAGGGAATTGCATTCACAAGTTTCCCAGCAGATCCAAGCATCAGAATCACAATCTAATTTTTTTGATGTCCATTCTAGAGCACAATTTGTCAACCCGCTATCTGGGTCTGAAGATTTTCTTGTTCAGATTCCACAGGGTTCACAACAATCATTGCACCCAAATGTTTTGGTTGATAATTTTCAAAGGTGTATCAACAATCAGTCTAGTGAATCCCAAACAAGGGACCAATTTCAACTTCAACCTTCACGAGGGGTACAAGTGCTGAATAAGCTTTCAAGTGGAGAGCCTTCGGAATTTCATCAGAAAATCACAGTTAAAAATGAAGTTCAGCAACCTCACATGTCCCTTCAGGGATGTAATGCCAGCGCTGCTACAATGATGCCCCATTTTTCTAGCAGATTAGCTCCTGGCCTGGAGGAATCTGTAGGTAAATCGAATTATCTGAAGCAAATTAGGTGGTTGTTGTTTTTGCACCATGCTCGGCGTTGCCCTTCTCCAAAGGGTCAATGCCCAGAAGTTAATTGCTTAAGAGTACAAGAGTTAATAACTCACATACGCTGCTGCGATAGTGACTCATGTGAGTATGCCCGCTGTAAGCCTAGTAGGGTCCTTCATCATTTTCATTATTGCCAAGCAGCTAATTGCCCTGTATGTGTGCCGGTTCGTAGCCTTATGGCATCTTGTAGAATACCTGCTCGTGCTTTATCTGATGCTGGTTCAGAGAGTCAGGCTGTTGCCTCCAATACTACAAGCAAGGGAAGAGATGCTAATGAAATCACTGGTGATATGGAGTCTAGGTTCACAACGATGCAACTTACCTGTGCTTTAGCTGATGTTGTACCAGGAAGCCAGATGGATGTTGACAATGGTAGGATCAAGAGAGATGGAGCGATTGCTGAACTGTCTGATGATAAGCTGGCTAAGTGCAGGAAAATTCAGCATGCATCTCTTCTTGTTACTAACAATGGATCATCTGCAGCCTTGCATTCTTCTAAGGACAATTCATATGGCTTCCAGGAAGCACAGTTTCAGAATTGCAAACAAACTGACATGGTCATATCCTTTAAATGTGAAACTTTTGATACAAAGACTGAACAATTCATTAGCACTGGACACGAAAAATTCACAACCAAAGGAAGTGGCATTGAACAAAACCAGATTAAAATAATTGATATGAAATCTAATGCTTCTAATCATGTTAAGTGTATTGTTAAGCAAGAAACCTTGATGGTTGAAGAGAAGATTGATCAGGCAAGAAATGATATCAAGCAGGAAAACTTTGAGAAGTCAACTGATCAGGCAACTGCAAGTAAATCAGGGAAGCCAAAGATAAAAGGTGTTTCCTTAACTGAGCTATTCACTCCAGAACAAATCAGGGACCATATTCATAGTCTGAGGCGATGGGATGGCCAG AGTAAGGCTAAAGCTGAAAAGAATCAAGCAATGGGACACTCAATGAATGAGAATTCGTGTCAACTTTGTGCAGTGGAAAAGCTTACATTTGATCCAACTCCACTATATTGTTCAATATGTGGTGCAAGGATAAAGCGGAATGCTATGTACTACACAGTTGGAACTGGTGAAACCCGTCACTACTTTTGCATCCCATGCTATAATGAGGCTCGTAGTGATACTATAGCAGTTGAAGGCTCTACACTTCTCAAGGCAAAGCTTGAAAAGAAGAAAAATGACGAGGAAACAGAAGAATGG TGGGTACAATGTGATAAATGTGAAGCTTGGCAACATCAAATATGCTCTCTCTTTAATGGccgaagaaatgagagaggccaAGCTGAATATACTTGCCCAAATTGTTATGTAAAGGAGATAGAAAATGGTGAACGCAAACCTTTACCCCAGAGTGCTGTTCTCGGTGCAAAAGATCTTCCAACAACAATCCTCAGTGATCACATAGAACAACGACTCTTCAAGCGACTCAAGCAAGAGAGAATGGACAGAGCTAGACTGCTTGGCAAAAACATAGAGGAG GTCCCGGGTGCAGAAGGACTTGTAGTTAGAGTTGTCTCATCAGTTGACAAAAAGCTGGAAGTGAAGCGACGGTTTTTAGAGATATTTCAAGAAGAAAATTATCCAAAGGAATTTCCTTATAAATCCAAG GCTGTACTGTTGTTCCAGAAGATTGAAGGCGTAGAAGTTTGCCTCTTTGCCACGTATGTTCAAGAATTTGGTTCAGAATGTTCCTTCCCCAACCAGCGGAGAGTATATCTTTCATATCTAGACTCAGTGAAATATTTCAGACCTGATACGATATCAGTGACGGGAGAGGCTTTGCGCACTGTTGTTTATCATGAAATTTTG ATAGGATATCTTGAGTATTGTAAGAAACGTGGTTTTACCAGTTGCTATATTTGGGCTTGCCCTCCTCTTAAGGGTGAAGACTATATCCTTTATTGCCACCCTGAGATTCAGAAGACTCCAAAATCTGACAAACTACGTGAATG GTATCTAGCAATGCTTCGGAAAGCTACCCAGGAGAATGTGGTTGCTGATGTCACTAATTTATATGATCATTTCTTTGTAAATACTGGGGAGTGCAAGACTAAGGTTACAGCAGCTCGTCTACCTTATTTTGATGGAGACTACTGGCCTGGTGCAGCAGAGGATATGATCAATCAACTTTGTCTAGAAGATGATAGTAGGAAGCAACAAAAGAAAGGGAAAACTAAAAGTACCATATCAAAAAGGGCTTTGAAAGCTGCTGGTCATATTGACCTTTCTGGCAATGCTTCCAAGGATGCTTTGCTGATGCAAAAG CTTGGTGAAACCATATATCCTATGAAGGAAGACTTTATCATGGTTCATTTGCAGCATGCTTGTACGCATTGCTGTGAACTGATGGTATCTGGGACACGCTGGGTATGCAATCAAtgtaaaaattttcaactatgtGCTAA GTGCAATGGATTGGAACAgagatttgatgaaagggaaagaCATCCAAAAACTTCTCAAGACAAGCATGTGCTTTGTCCA ATTGAAATAAATGATGTAACGATGGATACGAAGGATGAAGATGAGATCTTGGAGAGTGAGTTTTTTGACACCAGACAGGCATTTTTGAGCCTTTGTCAAGGGAACCATTATCAATATGACACTCTTCGCCGAGCAAAGCATTCCTCAATGATGGTTTTGTATCACCTCCATAATCCAACTGCCCCAGCCTTTGTCATGACTTGTAATGTCTGCCAACATGACATCGAAACTGGGCAAGGCTGGCATTGTGAAACTTGTTCAGATTTTGATGTCTGCAATGGATGTTATCAGAAAGAAGGTGGCATTGATCATCCCCACAAGTTAACAAATCATCCATCGACAGCTGAGTGCGATGCACAAAACAAAGAAGCTCGACAAAACCGTGTTTTACAG CTCAGGAAAATGTTAGATCTCTTGGTCCATGCCTCCCAGTGTCGGATCCCCCAGTGCCAATATCCTAACTGCCGTAAAGTTAAGAGCCTCTTCCGCCATGGAATACAGTGCAAAACACGGGCTTCAGGAGGTTGCCTCTTATGTAAAAGGATGTGGTATCTCCTCCAACTCCATTCCCGAGCATGTAACAAATCCGAGTGCAGCGTGCCGCGCTGCAG AGATCTGAGAGAGCACTTGAGAAGACTACAGCAACAGTCTGAATCAAGACGAAGGGCTGCTGTCATGGAAATGATGCGACAGCGAGCTGCAGAAGTTTCCTGA
- the LOC122021690 gene encoding histone acetyltransferase HAC1-like isoform X5 — MRLFLLCSFQLPSETRCDSTIPSELQQTRNVGNPSNHLLHSLGGQIDSGIRSNNLQKTLLHSMSNGVINSGLDSVGSNMQFNRSTNLEGLIKTGPMQQHFDQQIHQSRMPVPLSEQMLSSGVNVYAMKVTDISGSDNDHGHGSSVLSAMNNLNSGSLQTRVGTNPSLLHHQTNLNPQYTQIRPHTIDPSQKFNLNASQLTNEVLQSQSQVQQSQQQVSSSYPQFFQNQTKLLLLQQQQQQQSQQNQISLPPDTLRQTSGTSLDGQMPGHELMTPSRELHSQVSQQIQASESQSNFFDVHSRAQFVNPLSGSEDFLVQIPQGSQQSLHPNVLVDNFQRCINNQSSESQTRDQFQLQPSRGVQVLNKLSSGEPSEFHQKITVKNEVQQPHMSLQGCNASAATMMPHFSSRLAPGLEESVGKSNYLKQIRWLLFLHHARRCPSPKGQCPEVNCLRVQELITHIRCCDSDSCEYARCKPSRVLHHFHYCQAANCPVCVPVRSLMASCRIPARALSDAGSESQAVASNTTSKGRDANEITGDMESRFTTMQLTCALADVVPGSQMDVDNGRIKRDGAIAELSDDKLAKCRKIQHASLLVTNNGSSAALHSSKDNSYGFQEAQFQNCKQTDMVISFKCETFDTKTEQFISTGHEKFTTKGSGIEQNQIKIIDMKSNASNHVKCIVKQETLMVEEKIDQARNDIKQENFEKSTDQATASKSGKPKIKGVSLTELFTPEQIRDHIHSLRRWDGQSKAKAEKNQAMGHSMNENSCQLCAVEKLTFDPTPLYCSICGARIKRNAMYYTVGTGETRHYFCIPCYNEARSDTIAVEGSTLLKAKLEKKKNDEETEEWWVQCDKCEAWQHQICSLFNGRRNERGQAEYTCPNCYVKEIENGERKPLPQSAVLGAKDLPTTILSDHIEQRLFKRLKQERMDRARLLGKNIEEVPGAEGLVVRVVSSVDKKLEVKRRFLEIFQEENYPKEFPYKSKAVLLFQKIEGVEVCLFATYVQEFGSECSFPNQRRVYLSYLDSVKYFRPDTISVTGEALRTVVYHEILIGYLEYCKKRGFTSCYIWACPPLKGEDYILYCHPEIQKTPKSDKLREWYLAMLRKATQENVVADVTNLYDHFFVNTGECKTKVTAARLPYFDGDYWPGAAEDMINQLCLEDDSRKQQKKGKTKSTISKRALKAAGHIDLSGNASKDALLMQKLGETIYPMKEDFIMVHLQHACTHCCELMVSGTRWVCNQCKNFQLCAKCNGLEQRFDERERHPKTSQDKHVLCPIEINDVTMDTKDEDEILESEFFDTRQAFLSLCQGNHYQYDTLRRAKHSSMMVLYHLHNPTAPAFVMTCNVCQHDIETGQGWHCETCSDFDVCNGCYQKEGGIDHPHKLTNHPSTAECDAQNKEARQNRVLQLRKMLDLLVHASQCRIPQCQYPNCRKVKSLFRHGIQCKTRASGGCLLCKRMWYLLQLHSRACNKSECSVPRCRDLREHLRRLQQQSESRRRAAVMEMMRQRAAEVS, encoded by the exons ATGAGACTTTTTCTTCTGTGCAGTTTCCAATTGCCATCCGAGACAAG GTGTGATTCTACAATACCTTCGGAATTACAACAGACAAGGAATGTTGGAAACCCAAGCAACCACTTATTACATAGTTTAGGAGGGCAGATTGATTCTGGTATCAGGTCAAATAATCTGCAGAAGACTTTACTGCATAGCATGTCAAATGGAGTCATAAATAGTGGTCTGGATTCAGTTGGGAGTAACATGCAATTTAACAGGTCTACTAATTTAGAGGGATTGATAAAGACTGGGCCTATGCAACAGCACTTTGATCAGCAAATACACCAATCTAGAATGCCAG TGCCATTGTCTGAGCAAATGTTGTCTAGTGGAGTCAATGTTTATGCTATGAAAGTAACTGATATATCAGGATCTGATAATGATCATGGCCATGGTTCATCTGTATTATCTGCTATGAATAATCTCAACAGTGGTAGTTTGCAAACAAGAGTGGGAACAAATCCAAGCTTGCTACACcatcaaacaaatttaaatcCACAGTACACACAAATAAGGCCTCACACAATTGATCCTTcacaaaaatttaatctaaatgcATCACAATTGACAAATGAGGTATTGCAATCACAATCACAGGTGCAGCAATCTCAGCAACAAGTTAGTTCATCTTATCCTCAGTTCTTTCAAAACCAAACTAAACTGCTATTGTTacaacagcaacagcagcagcaaAGTCAACAAAACCAAATATCGTTACCACCTGACACACTGAGACAGACTTCAGGAACTTCTTTAGATGGGCAAATGCCAGGGCATGAACTTATGACCCCTTCTAGGGAATTGCATTCACAAGTTTCCCAGCAGATCCAAGCATCAGAATCACAATCTAATTTTTTTGATGTCCATTCTAGAGCACAATTTGTCAACCCGCTATCTGGGTCTGAAGATTTTCTTGTTCAGATTCCACAGGGTTCACAACAATCATTGCACCCAAATGTTTTGGTTGATAATTTTCAAAGGTGTATCAACAATCAGTCTAGTGAATCCCAAACAAGGGACCAATTTCAACTTCAACCTTCACGAGGGGTACAAGTGCTGAATAAGCTTTCAAGTGGAGAGCCTTCGGAATTTCATCAGAAAATCACAGTTAAAAATGAAGTTCAGCAACCTCACATGTCCCTTCAGGGATGTAATGCCAGCGCTGCTACAATGATGCCCCATTTTTCTAGCAGATTAGCTCCTGGCCTGGAGGAATCTGTAGGTAAATCGAATTATCTGAAGCAAATTAGGTGGTTGTTGTTTTTGCACCATGCTCGGCGTTGCCCTTCTCCAAAGGGTCAATGCCCAGAAGTTAATTGCTTAAGAGTACAAGAGTTAATAACTCACATACGCTGCTGCGATAGTGACTCATGTGAGTATGCCCGCTGTAAGCCTAGTAGGGTCCTTCATCATTTTCATTATTGCCAAGCAGCTAATTGCCCTGTATGTGTGCCGGTTCGTAGCCTTATGGCATCTTGTAGAATACCTGCTCGTGCTTTATCTGATGCTGGTTCAGAGAGTCAGGCTGTTGCCTCCAATACTACAAGCAAGGGAAGAGATGCTAATGAAATCACTGGTGATATGGAGTCTAGGTTCACAACGATGCAACTTACCTGTGCTTTAGCTGATGTTGTACCAGGAAGCCAGATGGATGTTGACAATGGTAGGATCAAGAGAGATGGAGCGATTGCTGAACTGTCTGATGATAAGCTGGCTAAGTGCAGGAAAATTCAGCATGCATCTCTTCTTGTTACTAACAATGGATCATCTGCAGCCTTGCATTCTTCTAAGGACAATTCATATGGCTTCCAGGAAGCACAGTTTCAGAATTGCAAACAAACTGACATGGTCATATCCTTTAAATGTGAAACTTTTGATACAAAGACTGAACAATTCATTAGCACTGGACACGAAAAATTCACAACCAAAGGAAGTGGCATTGAACAAAACCAGATTAAAATAATTGATATGAAATCTAATGCTTCTAATCATGTTAAGTGTATTGTTAAGCAAGAAACCTTGATGGTTGAAGAGAAGATTGATCAGGCAAGAAATGATATCAAGCAGGAAAACTTTGAGAAGTCAACTGATCAGGCAACTGCAAGTAAATCAGGGAAGCCAAAGATAAAAGGTGTTTCCTTAACTGAGCTATTCACTCCAGAACAAATCAGGGACCATATTCATAGTCTGAGGCGATGGGATGGCCAG AGTAAGGCTAAAGCTGAAAAGAATCAAGCAATGGGACACTCAATGAATGAGAATTCGTGTCAACTTTGTGCAGTGGAAAAGCTTACATTTGATCCAACTCCACTATATTGTTCAATATGTGGTGCAAGGATAAAGCGGAATGCTATGTACTACACAGTTGGAACTGGTGAAACCCGTCACTACTTTTGCATCCCATGCTATAATGAGGCTCGTAGTGATACTATAGCAGTTGAAGGCTCTACACTTCTCAAGGCAAAGCTTGAAAAGAAGAAAAATGACGAGGAAACAGAAGAATGG TGGGTACAATGTGATAAATGTGAAGCTTGGCAACATCAAATATGCTCTCTCTTTAATGGccgaagaaatgagagaggccaAGCTGAATATACTTGCCCAAATTGTTATGTAAAGGAGATAGAAAATGGTGAACGCAAACCTTTACCCCAGAGTGCTGTTCTCGGTGCAAAAGATCTTCCAACAACAATCCTCAGTGATCACATAGAACAACGACTCTTCAAGCGACTCAAGCAAGAGAGAATGGACAGAGCTAGACTGCTTGGCAAAAACATAGAGGAG GTCCCGGGTGCAGAAGGACTTGTAGTTAGAGTTGTCTCATCAGTTGACAAAAAGCTGGAAGTGAAGCGACGGTTTTTAGAGATATTTCAAGAAGAAAATTATCCAAAGGAATTTCCTTATAAATCCAAG GCTGTACTGTTGTTCCAGAAGATTGAAGGCGTAGAAGTTTGCCTCTTTGCCACGTATGTTCAAGAATTTGGTTCAGAATGTTCCTTCCCCAACCAGCGGAGAGTATATCTTTCATATCTAGACTCAGTGAAATATTTCAGACCTGATACGATATCAGTGACGGGAGAGGCTTTGCGCACTGTTGTTTATCATGAAATTTTG ATAGGATATCTTGAGTATTGTAAGAAACGTGGTTTTACCAGTTGCTATATTTGGGCTTGCCCTCCTCTTAAGGGTGAAGACTATATCCTTTATTGCCACCCTGAGATTCAGAAGACTCCAAAATCTGACAAACTACGTGAATG GTATCTAGCAATGCTTCGGAAAGCTACCCAGGAGAATGTGGTTGCTGATGTCACTAATTTATATGATCATTTCTTTGTAAATACTGGGGAGTGCAAGACTAAGGTTACAGCAGCTCGTCTACCTTATTTTGATGGAGACTACTGGCCTGGTGCAGCAGAGGATATGATCAATCAACTTTGTCTAGAAGATGATAGTAGGAAGCAACAAAAGAAAGGGAAAACTAAAAGTACCATATCAAAAAGGGCTTTGAAAGCTGCTGGTCATATTGACCTTTCTGGCAATGCTTCCAAGGATGCTTTGCTGATGCAAAAG CTTGGTGAAACCATATATCCTATGAAGGAAGACTTTATCATGGTTCATTTGCAGCATGCTTGTACGCATTGCTGTGAACTGATGGTATCTGGGACACGCTGGGTATGCAATCAAtgtaaaaattttcaactatgtGCTAA GTGCAATGGATTGGAACAgagatttgatgaaagggaaagaCATCCAAAAACTTCTCAAGACAAGCATGTGCTTTGTCCA ATTGAAATAAATGATGTAACGATGGATACGAAGGATGAAGATGAGATCTTGGAGAGTGAGTTTTTTGACACCAGACAGGCATTTTTGAGCCTTTGTCAAGGGAACCATTATCAATATGACACTCTTCGCCGAGCAAAGCATTCCTCAATGATGGTTTTGTATCACCTCCATAATCCAACTGCCCCAGCCTTTGTCATGACTTGTAATGTCTGCCAACATGACATCGAAACTGGGCAAGGCTGGCATTGTGAAACTTGTTCAGATTTTGATGTCTGCAATGGATGTTATCAGAAAGAAGGTGGCATTGATCATCCCCACAAGTTAACAAATCATCCATCGACAGCTGAGTGCGATGCACAAAACAAAGAAGCTCGACAAAACCGTGTTTTACAG CTCAGGAAAATGTTAGATCTCTTGGTCCATGCCTCCCAGTGTCGGATCCCCCAGTGCCAATATCCTAACTGCCGTAAAGTTAAGAGCCTCTTCCGCCATGGAATACAGTGCAAAACACGGGCTTCAGGAGGTTGCCTCTTATGTAAAAGGATGTGGTATCTCCTCCAACTCCATTCCCGAGCATGTAACAAATCCGAGTGCAGCGTGCCGCGCTGCAG AGATCTGAGAGAGCACTTGAGAAGACTACAGCAACAGTCTGAATCAAGACGAAGGGCTGCTGTCATGGAAATGATGCGACAGCGAGCTGCAGAAGTTTCCTGA